Part of the Quercus lobata isolate SW786 chromosome 6, ValleyOak3.0 Primary Assembly, whole genome shotgun sequence genome, TGAAACTCGAGACAGCTGCTACTACCCTGGGTGTAGAAAAGATGCAAATTGCAACTGTGAGATTTGCTTGGCTAGCATCAATGCCACGCTAGATCTCATGCCCGTCAGTGTCCACAAAACCACACTCACAAAGCTCTCATCTTCTCGTGCCCAAAACAACGACGTCGAACGCACTCCCATCTCTTTCAATGCTTCGATTTTGTCCACACCCAGATCGAGTTCTCGCCCTGTTTTGGCCTCCCCGGTTCTCAAATCGAGTGCGAGATCGAATTTGATGGAGAGGATGGAGAAGAGTGAGAaagagtgggtttggaagggTTGGTTTGTGAAATTGGTGGTGGGCTTACTCTTGATTTTTGTGGTGGAGTTTGGTTTTTCTAGTGGGGTTTGTGGGATTTTAAGACCAGTGTTGTCGCCGGAAATTGTTAAGCATGTTGGTGAGAAATCTTGGGTGGTGCAAGATTTGAAGGGAAAGCTGAAATTTGTGCAGAGAGAGTTGCAAGGTCTTGTTGTTGATGGGGAGGTTTCAAATTGCAGCTATGTTAATTCTATTTGGGAAATTGATCAGGTACCATACATCTAACTCTTTTTAAAGAAAGACTCAATCGttgttttttcaattctatGTGGGAAATTGATTAGGTGGCATATAGCAAACTCTTTTTAAAGAAAGTCTAGGTCATGGTTGGAAACCACCTTTGGTATTGTTGTAGGAAGTAGAGCTTAGAGTTTTAATAGTAGAGCTATGCAATATAGAGCTTGAATTAGAAAGTTTTTTTTGCGTTTTGAGTGTTTGGTTAATTACAGTGAATAGTGCTATAAGTTTTGGATTTATAAAACATATATGGTGAATTGTAGAGATCTATATTTTGCCCTTAAAAACTCCAAATTTCAGCTTTAGCTTTAAAGCTGTTTTAGTGGGTTGCCAAACACGCGAAAGCTCTTTTTGTAGTTGTGTTAACtcataaataattgaatttcaGGATGGTTTGCTCTTGAATTCGCGATGTACATTGTACAAGACAGCAATGGAGGAGGTGAGCATATGGGGATGGCCTTTGCAGACTGCAGGGTTGCTGAAAACTGGTTTTTCTTCCCGATCTTTCACAATCTTATCTGGCAGAGTCACAGAGGTAAACACGAATCAAAACACTCTTCATATATACTTACCTACGTATGGCCTATCCTGACTAATTTGCTGAGAATTTATAGCCATGGCCTATCCTGATCAGTATTAATATAGGTATCATCAGCCATGGCAATTGACAAGGTTAAAATGTAAACAcaaatatttcttcttttgtttataCAATATATGCTGTTTCCTAACTTCAAttcatgattttattttgtCTGTAAAAGTGGTCCGATGGAAGCGTTGGGTATATGATTCGGAAGGGAAACACTTCATGGGTGCACCGGAAGTGGGGTGCCTCAGTCGTGCAATTAAATCCAAATACATGGGTTCTTGAGTACCAGCGGAGCTCAATTTTGGATAACTCAAGATTATCTACAGCAGCAATAGAGTTCTTGAAGTACAGGATTTCAAAGAAGGTTGGAAAGGTGAAGAAAGGGTTTTGGCTCTTCTCTGCTTTTAAAAACAACCAGTTCAGTCAGTTTACAGCAAAATATGATACGAAGATCCCAACTTGAAAGAGAATGGATGGATATGTGACGTGCCTCATCTTCTCTCAGTAGTCTTAGATCTCATTTCTTGTGAGAAGCTtatcttttgtaatttttttttttaatatatattttgtactAGGGAAGCCTTTGAATTAAAGTGTTATTTTCTTGTGTTAGTCATAGTGCCAGAAACTAGATATTTTAGTTGTGAAAGTGTATATGTTGCTCTTTTATTTACCAATGCTATTTAGACAGGAGTTCATTTCCCTCTCATGGTATTGTTTTTTAGAGATAGGTGGATGGTGGGGGATGGGGCAGTACAAAGAATGCCTTTACCACTTGGCTATCAATTGAATCCTGTCTCTCTTGGTATTGTTTTATTGCAAGAATCTTAAATTCCTAAATAACAAATTTGACATATCAAACAATCATACACCATTGGAATCTCAATTCCTCTCACCAGATGCTCAGGCTTCactttctcaatatatatatatatatatatatataaatatatatatcctcACAAATCCTAAGATTTGTGAGGATATAAGAATGTGTTACAATCTTACAAAATAGCATTATGATTACCAATAGTCTTTACAAGAACAGACACCATTCTGGCAATGATGAAACCTAGTCCTATCTCTAACAACAATCTCTCTGCCATACACTTTTGATACCAACTTCATAAAAGTATGACAATCCTCACAAATCCTAAGATTTTTCACTATGCGAATGCAAGACCCTTTTGCATTACTAATTAGTCCATAACAAAGTGCCAACTTCTCACTATGACAGAGAAccatttccttcttttcttcctcttctaaaTCAACCATAACGCTGCAGGTATTTGGAGCATAACCAACCTGCTTCAACTCACTAACCACCTCATCTAATTTTTCATAGATTTGATCTGCTTGTTTATGATATCTATCTGCCATCAAAAACTCATGTACCTCATTATTTGATTCTATCCTACTATGTCCTCTCTCCTTGGAAATACCTCTATATTTCATGAGGTTCCTCACCTCACCAACATCATTccatcttctttctttggcataaatatttgataagacgACAAGGGCACCATCATGATCTGGCTCCAGCTCAAGAAGCTGTTTTGCAGCAAATTCTCCTAATTCAGTCTCACCATGAACCTGACAAGCAGCCATCAAGGATCCCCATATGACAACATTAGGTGCCAAAGGCATTGTCTCTACAAGATCCAGAGCTTCTCTCAAGAGATTGGCACGGCTTAAGAGGTCAACCATGCAACCATAATGCTCATGTTTTGGAGTGATATTGTGCTCATTAATCATGGATGAAAAAATTCTACGGCCCTCCTCAACTAAGCCTGAATGACTACAAGCATAAAGCACACCAACAAATGTAACCCCATTAGGTTCAATCTTTTCATCTTGCATTTGATAGAAGAAGTTTAATGCATCATTTGCATTCCCATGCATGGCAAAGGCACTGATCATACTGGTCCAAGATATCACATCTTTTCTTCGCATCTTCTCGAATACCTGTCTTGCTCTTTCCAAGCTCCCACATTTGGCATACATATCAATAAGAGCATTGCTGATGGGCAAAGCTCTTCCAAATCCATTCTTGTCAACATATAAATGGATCCATTTGGCTTGGTCCAATGCACCAAGATGAGCACAAGCTGAGATGACACTCAACATGGTAACTTGATCAGGTTTTATTCCTAACACTTGCATTTCATTGAATAATTTAAGAGCTTCTTGAGGACGATCACTCTCAGCATAACCAGATATCATGGCACTCCAACAGACCAAGTCTTTCTCAACCAATTGATCAAAAATCATGCGAGCATTTTCAACCTGTCCAAGCTTTGAATATGCACAAACCATGGCAGTGGAAACAATTAAGTTTTTTGTTGACATCTTATTAAACAATTCCTGAGCAAAATCTATAGATCCACAACTTGCATACATGGTGACAAGAGCACTCTGTAAATGAGGGTCTACCACAATATTATTTTCAGTAATGAACTCATGAATTGCTTTCCCATAGCTTAAATTTTTGGCATGACCACATGCAGAAACAATTTTAGAAAGAACAATCTCATCTGGTTTCACATTAGATGCCTTCATCTCTTCAAAGAGCTGCAATACATAATCAAAAAGGCCACTCTGGCAGTACCTGTTTGCACATGTTATAAAGGTCAGCATTTCCATTatagagaagaagaaattcTAAAAGTAGAATTTCACAGTTGATCACTATCTTATATGGAGTATCTCCAAAAGATATGAGCTGATTTATATACATGTGGCTGATGCTAACTCGTATGTTTAGTCTCCATAACcgaccccaaaattttaggaCTAAGGCTAGTTGTTGTTGACAAATGCATGTGATGGATTTTGAATCCATGACCTTAAACTCCATTTTGCTCTTACAAAAGGAGGAGGGACCCTTTGAGCTAAAGCTTATTCTTGCTGTTAATCCACTTGTTACAATACAGGGTAACTTAAAACCAAAACATGACCGGTGGAGAATGTGATGAAGTGGTGAGTGTGTATGTGGTggtgttttaacttttaagcaGTAGTAAACTCTATAAAACTGCAAAAAGCATCTCAACCATGACATGATTATGTAGTCTGTTTTCCATCTCCAAATTCTACatctttcaaaattcttttgttcttctccctcaaaaattttgtttcttgaaatGTGCAATGATATTGGTGCGTATAGCAAGTGCACTACTCTCAACATTTCCCTTCCCTTCATAGGTACAAATGAATCCCAAACAGGCTCCAATTTATCTCAAAGCAATTCAAATAGGAGTGAAGGAAAAATATGTATGCAACCACTCCAACCAATAAAAAGATACCGTAAAATCCATACCCATCAATCATAATGCTCCACGTAACAACGTCCCGGtgagacattttatcaaacaccaaCCTTGCCTCCAAAATCCGCCCACACGCAGCATACATCCCGACCAAACCCGTCTCCACAAAAGGGTCCGAATCAAAACCCAACTTTGCCGCAAGCCCGTGAATCTCCATCCCCTCAGCCAAAGCCGAAGCCTTTGACACTGCCTTCAGCAATGGTGGGAAGGTGAACCTGTCCACACCAAGTCGCTCTTTCCTCCTCATCCTCTCGTACACCAAGAGGGCCTTTTTGGGCTCGGCCTTGCGTGATAACTCACG contains:
- the LOC115995117 gene encoding uncharacterized protein LOC115995117: MKTVLSSSSPSTTTTTTTTTSAKSSTTTATAIAMEDERSETRDSCYYPGCRKDANCNCEICLASINATLDLMPVSVHKTTLTKLSSSRAQNNDVERTPISFNASILSTPRSSSRPVLASPVLKSSARSNLMERMEKSEKEWVWKGWFVKLVVGLLLIFVVEFGFSSGVCGILRPVLSPEIVKHVGEKSWVVQDLKGKLKFVQRELQGLVVDGEVSNCSYVNSIWEIDQDGLLLNSRCTLYKTAMEEVSIWGWPLQTAGLLKTGFSSRSFTILSGRVTEWSDGSVGYMIRKGNTSWVHRKWGASVVQLNPNTWVLEYQRSSILDNSRLSTAAIEFLKYRISKKVGKVKKGFWLFSAFKNNQFSQFTAKYDTKIPT
- the LOC115950894 gene encoding pentatricopeptide repeat-containing protein At4g14820, with the protein product MSSFSLNSLAVSPHPTKPNTTTTTTATTTTTTTLIQLKQVHAQILRRSSNLNPSSNSLLLQLLLSSCTLSPHHLDYALHVFDQIPTPHTHLSNTFLRELSRKAEPKKALLVYERMRRKERLGVDRFTFPPLLKAVSKASALAEGMEIHGLAAKLGFDSDPFVETGLVGMYAACGRILEARLVFDKMSHRDVVTWSIMIDGYCQSGLFDYVLQLFEEMKASNVKPDEIVLSKIVSACGHAKNLSYGKAIHEFITENNIVVDPHLQSALVTMYASCGSIDFAQELFNKMSTKNLIVSTAMVCAYSKLGQVENARMIFDQLVEKDLVCWSAMISGYAESDRPQEALKLFNEMQVLGIKPDQVTMLSVISACAHLGALDQAKWIHLYVDKNGFGRALPISNALIDMYAKCGSLERARQVFEKMRRKDVISWTSMISAFAMHGNANDALNFFYQMQDEKIEPNGVTFVGVLYACSHSGLVEEGRRIFSSMINEHNITPKHEHYGCMVDLLSRANLLREALDLVETMPLAPNVVIWGSLMAACQVHGETELGEFAAKQLLELEPDHDGALVVLSNIYAKERRWNDVGEVRNLMKYRGISKERGHSRIESNNEVHEFLMADRYHKQADQIYEKLDEVVSELKQVGYAPNTCSVMVDLEEEEKKEMVLCHSEKLALCYGLISNAKGSCIRIVKNLRICEDCHTFMKLVSKVYGREIVVRDRTRFHHCQNGVCSCKDYW